The following nucleotide sequence is from Solea senegalensis isolate Sse05_10M linkage group LG19, IFAPA_SoseM_1, whole genome shotgun sequence.
AAAACTATTATCCATCTTGAAAATGCAAAGCAGATTTCCTGGCAACAAAATAACCCAGACCTGTTCTTTGATTTGTGCTTCAACATTAGCAGCtctcaaaaatgaaacaaaaaacaaggcaCTTGAATAACTACAGGTGCTTTGGTACAAAAGTATCAATGGCACAGTCGTCCTCTTCTCTTACCAAACTCCTTCAaactaaattcattttttggCACTCACATGCTGTGTGGACCACTGTGAACACACCAAAGGTCCACTGGACAACACTCAACAATGAAACACACGCCATCATTGCACCCAAAAATATGGAAACCCCTTTTGCAGGGAGAAAcctggagagcagagaacagtcCAGAATACTAATGAAAACATTGGCACATGtcttgattaaaaaagaaactccCCAGTTGGATTAATGGGTTTGAATGTCAGTCCTTCAATAAGCTGGAGGTTGGTATTCCCCTGGTTGCTCCTGGTTGTTGGTGAAAGGTGACTGCTGGTAGCCCGTGGGGCCGCTGGTGTATGGAGCAGCAGGGTATGGAGTGGTTTGGTCACCGACTGGGTCTCTGTAGTCCTGGTCAAAGTCATTCACACCCTGACGATACCTTCCATAGGCAAAATATGTCAAAAGAGCCTGTTGAGCCACATTTGAAAGGGTCAGTTAAGCTTTTACATCAAGCATTTGAGTCAATCTCTAGACATATGAGAAAATAGTGACTCACAAAGGTGATGATtgagaaaaaggagaaagacaGGACAGCCCGGGCGGCATCTCCCGGTTGAGTAGACTCCTCAGTGGAGGTGTTAGCCCACTGGTTGGCCAGAACACAGAAGCAGATGAACCACAGTAATGTCCAAACCGctgtaaagcaaaacaaaacaaaatgtctggaTGATCAAATATGATGACACTAATCACAGCTGCACTTTCTCGTTTGGACAAATTTCCAACAGTGAAACCTAACTTTACCTGAGAAGACTAAATCCCCGATAACaatgtattttctctctttggCGTTGCTGATTTGTGGGAAGTAGGCATCAAGTATGATGAAGATAACACAAGCCAAGAAGGCCAGGACTCCAATTCCCACCCCATAGCTGCAGGCACTGTCGTTACCATTGAATATGCACTTGGCATCTTGCTGGGATGCTGGGTTTATGTAGCCTTCTGCAGTGATGGTCGCAAAGACCACAATTGAAAACAACTGGAAAGAAAGCACACACTGGGGTTAATGtcaggaggaaaaggaaataacaaaaatgttttaagcCAGGCAGCTACAGGATTGTGCAATTACAAGCACACAAATCCCTTAATATTAAAGCATTCACAAAGACAGaatcatttaaattaatttacaaacaCCAGTTAAGCTAATACAGACGAGTGGAGCTGAGCAAATGACAGTAGAAATGTAACAGTGTATCTTGTTCCTTGTAAGACATCTGCAGTGGAGATTATTGGTTACCTGAATCGTAAAAATTTGATCAGCAACAACTATGATAATCAGCTACATGTAATGGGTTATTCAAGAAAAAGCCACAAGTTGTCTAGTTAAATCTTCTCAAGTGTTgagattacatttaaaaaacaaagtaggAATCTGTCTGCAACTGTCAACTagtctatttttaaaatgattgcaAAATCTTACTGATGATAACAGAAgcctgctttttattttattgtgtaaattATATTAAATCTAGTTTAAAAGCATTGCTTCCTTAAAAGTACTTGTTTGTGATTGAATGCCTAACGATAAATTAATCCATTTTATTGCAAAGTGCTATGTAAATGCATTTTCAGTTGCACGTTTCTGTTCCTATTATATGACACAAACTTCCTGAATCTGATCTTGATGGAGTTacgcactttaaaaacaaaaggacagGTGGCACTGAAAATACGTAATTTCCTTGTCTGTTCATAAGGGCATAAAAACCACAGAAGGAAAAAACGAATTGAGTCTAACGCAGGCCTACAAATTATGAATAATATATTAACACTTTCTTAATTCAGCGATAGGTTCTTTACCTCATAAAATTTCAGcggaaaaaagataaaagaatgTGGATTTACGTTTCCCAAGGTGCAAAATTAAAACCACCTCAAATATTTTGTTCTGTTCACACACCAAATATCCgcagtgtttcctgttttctttgtaatatggagtaaaGAGCAGTAAAAGTTTGTCATTGATGTGACAATCGCTTGATAATCAATGTGAGTTTTAAACGAGACTATTCCAGtaacttcaaaaagaaaagttagaCCAAACGTAGACCATCAGTTAGTGGCAGTTGTGGTGACACAGCAAAGTGCAAGCTAACCGTAGCTTGGACCTATTGGTGCTATCAAaacaatattaattaattattcataaaaataaacattcagtCGTGTCTGTGTCCATAGTTTTCAACTAATTTTGCCAAGAAACCGTCCAATTATATGATTTTATCGACAGTGGCAGCGAACATCTGTTACAGTCAAGTGACAGCTGGCTAATCGTGATGCTAACGTATGCGTGGAGTCACTCACCCAACTCAGGCAGCGCAGGATGGTCTGCGGCTGTTTGACAAAGCCCAAGAAATCAAAAGTACCGCCTGCCAGAGAGGCTCCATAAGCGCTACCctgcattttctttgtttatttactatTCAGCGACTAAATAATCACTGGCCAGCGTTTGAAAGGCGAGTTAAAAAGCTTCTCTTGCCAAAGTTACGGCAGTTTCGTTTTGTTAAAAAACTGCTTCCTGAAAACTTTTCTGAAGACACGCCCCTGTGTCATGGTGCGTTCAGCAGCTCTTCGTTAACGGCAGTGTACGGCAATGGCGTCAGAGTTCgagaattctgacattttatctcagattaaagtcaaaattctgtcttttttctcagaattcttttCCAAAAAATCACATGTGGCCCCAATTCTCTTCCGTATAATCTGCAGTGAAATATGAAAagtttatctttgttttgttaaaccATTTAAACTTCCGTGTCTGATTCATGGACACTGGTGgtattacatttttagtttttttactgCCTTATtaacaaatgtaaatacaacaatacTTTTATTGCAAGTGCTATATACACATACTAGTAAAATAATATATAGGAAtgcaataacaaataaaacaaataactaaaTAGGAATATAATATTCATCAGTCTATAGTCATTAACCAAAGAATAGTCTGTTTTCAGCCTTCTTATATCTCTAGTCCTTTGATTGTAGTGCCATATTGGATCAGTTCTTGCAAATAATGATCAGAACTGTGTGGAATCTGGCGATAAAAGGCAGAGCCCAAAGCcagattgaaacacctgaattcagtacttgtgttcatgtgtggccaaatacttttggtctatgtaaaatgtgatttagTGATATAGTTTTTGCAGTTTCTCGCTGTGACCACTGGTCGGCAGTAAACAACCATTATTCTAAATTTACTCAGATAAAATGACTGCACCTGCTCACTTCAAGACTAGGCACTCAAACAGTCAGAATAAGTGCATATTCACTGGTCCTTGCATTTaaaaactattcacatttacgaTTAATAAATTGAATGCTGGCAGATCTGTAATAATTGCTAATAAGGCACAGCTGTGatgagagagaacagagaaagaggaagtaaacaagatgtttttttgtattattattagcattagaCTGCTGCAGCTCTTGTCTTCGTCTCACACCTGCATTCATTCacttgctcacacacactcactagtGAGGAAGTTCTCTGTCATGAGGGTCACAAGGAGGATGAGCTCTATGTGAGGATTTCACTGCAGTCTGGTCCACTAGTGGACACTGTGGACAGATAAACACATTAACAGTGGTCCTTCTTGATGCTGATCATCCTCTGGCAGCTGTGAAATTAGATCAGGGAAGATGGCACACAGTGAAAGCTTCAATGTCGACATTTGTCAAGTGGATTCTGACTATGAGTaagttctctttctctcttttggtTGAAGCCTTGAggatttactttttaaattctATCCTAATTTTGTTTATTAGATAAATTAAATGtacttacattttatttatagagcacatttaaaaaaaacaaccaaggttgaccaaagtgctacACAGAGTGACATCAATAAAAATCAGTGAAATAGAAAAACATGAGAACAACATGAAAacgataaataataataataataatgcataataaaagcacatagaaaacaaagaacCTGAATTAAACGCCAAGGAAgaaaaagtagatttttgaaGACAATTTAAAGATCGgcctttagtttagttttagggaaaaaaaacatttcatttggaCATATGGAGGCCAACATCGTTTGTGCTGCTTCTTTTTAGTGTATGAAGGCAACCGTAGTATCCTGATACATTGTGCTGAGGAGTCCACTGTTTGTTATATaggctgtatataaaaaatggatGTTGTAGTCCATTTCTCCCCCAGGACACCAACGTGGAAGTAAATATATAATGCATAGTCACTAGGGGGCGACCttgctgttttaaaaaaagattaaaaaaaaggtcagtttcaatataaatggtaaatgatttattaaacaATTCCCTAAGAAGTTAAAGCACATGTCAATAAATAGACAAACTATGGCACATATgattggacaccagtgtgactgacagctggtatcatctaCTTGGAGCCTGGCGACggacctgtccagggtatacTCTGCCGTTCGCCCTGTGTCAACTGAAATTGGCTCCAGCGACCCTCACAACGCTCACGTGGTGGTTAaagctgtagaaaatgaaagCACATGCCGTCTTGAGGCCTTTTTGAACAGGAAACCATTTCAAATATGAGCTGCTCAATGAAAACTGATTGTTTCTCCAGATAGTTTCAACCACTGCTCCTGTATTCCCTCTGACGGTGATTCTCCAACAGATATCTGGCAGAAGATGAACAACCAGGTCAGGACTCTTTCCTCCAAGACTTTGGCGCCGTGGCAGGCAACACCCACATGTTCCCTGAGACTCTGCAGTTGGAGGTGGTCAGGGAACGCTTAGGTACAAATGCAGAAggattatatataatatgtactgctacaaaaaaaatatttttatgtaCAATAAGGAATAAAACCCCTTTTTTGAAATGTAACAATTGCCACTGGATAGCTGGTGTGACCGGAAAAAGGTCAGTAAACGtctctgaaatgtgaatatgctTAGTGAAAAATTATGTTTTCTGGGATTATCATGAAtccagagacactgaggacaaTTATTAGTTATGGCTGGTCTGCAAATCTGTATAAATTGTCTTTCAGACAGCTGGTCAAAATCTAGCGATGATATGAGTGATGAGAGCGATGAGAGTGATGATGGAGAGCAAATCAGCTCTCTGCGGAGGCACCACTGGTCAGCAGCTACAGTAAAGGTCCTCTCTTCAATGCCCAGTCGCACTGCTGGTGAGATGACGTAGTCTTTTacggttgtttttttccccacagttgctccataaacaaatgtaaactaAAATCCTCTGTTGTCCACACAGGAAAAGACAGTGCTGCATGCATTTACCGGCGTTCTCAACTACACCAACACCAGACCTCCTTCTCCGATTCCTCTCAATCCTCGCGAACAATCCAGGTTGTCTCCAGCGAGGCTGATGTAGAGGAATTCAGTGCTAAaggtgaaaaagaaaacgaCAAGAtaactctttctctttcttctcttcaggTAATGTTGGTTGTAACTTTGTCCTTAGCAGACAACAAGGAGGTGCAGTTGGTGTCCAAACTCCAAGGCGTCTCATTGGGTGAGGGCATGCGAACGCTGAGGGCCATGCCACTGAGTCTATATGAGAAGATGAAGCTCAGGTACATCTGATATGACAACCAGAGTGATGATTTTCAAAAACCACATTCCAAACCTACTGTTTTAGTCTGgctttaattatttatgtttctgaaaaaaaagagtgcatattttttcagaataaaagctctgaactcggTATGAACTACGATACGATCATTTTTTGTGAAGACGAGCAAATCATTTTAGGTCAGATATGCTAAATCATCTGCcgggccagatactgatgctgaaggcccagttttggcccacaggCTGACCACTGGTGTAAACCGTCTTTGCTGTGCACAGTTATAGATATACGCTAATTTATGTGGTGCATTTTACTCCTGGGTATTTGTACTATAGGCAGCTGTTTAATTTATGTGAACTCcataatttaatatatttatttccattttattttttcatttcttatCCTGCCTCTTTGTTTCATGGAGTTATTTATTTTCGACTGTTTTAGTCTGGAACCTTTTTTGTTGCCATTTCAAATCCCTATCCTTTAACCCTATGCTTCCCATCTATTCTGTCAGActctatctttctttcttttttttttgctcttgttcttatgtgatttctttttctcagtgttttgttATGACCTTTTGCATGTATAAATTAAGGAACGTAGGTGAATGTAttgtgtgggtggggggggatgtgaaatgtgaaacttCATGGGTGAAAAATAACCATTTACCGTCACCTATTAGGCGACTTGCTTTCAGTGACACAGCTAAAGCTTCCTTCATGAGCAGAAATATTCCCTGCTACAGTCATCTCAGTGTGTACATGTCCAAGGTGAGTCCAGTGTGCTCCCCATGATATATGACTCGTCTTATATCATGCACATCCCTCTCATACGCTCTTGTTTTCGTCGCCTCAGACCTGGCGTGACTGCCTCTTCAGCTGCCTCCATTTCCTCAGCTCCCTCCAGCTGTTGCACTCGGCCATGAAGAGAGTAAGCGCACGCTTTGGAACCGGAGTGCTCtcctacttcctgttcctccaAACCCTCCTGCGCTtaaacctcctcctcttcatcatcaacGGCCTGTTCGTGGTCATCCCACAAGCcttccaccctcctcctcctcctccagacgATGAGTCTCAGCTCCACAGATTCACTGGCCTTGAGCTTCTAGCAGGCTCGGTATGTTGGATGGGTAAACGGTGCTTTACACCCTGAGCAGATTATACATGTTTTAAACTGGATCTCTGTAATCTGTGGCAGGGCTACTTCTCTCAGAGTGTGATGTTTTATGGATACTACACCAACACCACCATCATAGACTGTCAATCTGCTCCCTCGACCTCTGCGTCCTCTGGTGAATCCACTGACCTTCACGCCTGTGGTCATGATACAGTGCCGTACAACATACCTGCAGCGTACTTCCTCACCCTCACCATCGCCTTCTTCACCATCTGTGTCATCCTTGTGTACAGGTTCAtttacatgttcattttaaattcattttgtcCAAGTGCACTGCGTGTTTTTATGGCTGTATCGTTCTGCAGTGTCTCCAAGTCCTTTGGGAGAAGTCTGCATGTCCCCAAGTCGAACGGGAATCTGGCCGTAACGGTTTTCTGCACGTGGGACTTTAAGCTCAGCAAAAAGACGTCAGTCAGATTTCAGTCTGAGAGAATCAGCACTCAGCTGAAGGTACGCACTCATTTTGAATAAACCACCAGAGTCACTTAAGTGTGAAACTTGTGAACCGATGTCGGGAACCAAGATGATGATTTACATATTCTGTACAGATAAATATGAGCATGGAAGctattttaaaatatgaaaaagagTGTGTAACCTTTGAAAAACCACAGTAAGACTTGGCAgcttactgtgttttttttggaagtacagTACCTCgctacgttttaaatcacatacattactgagtaaaaaaaaatgttgacttgaattaaaaaaataaaaggacaggtgaattggtgttatggtccctgagtgagtgacatttgtgacctttgacccattttgactgatacattatgtgtgcacctatttttattttgtcagcacttttcTAAtttgtttgcctttaattaaaaacaattaatgtgagatttgtgtccccttatcctttttgcatgacacaagaaagaaccccaaccttgtttaaaaaagcaacttttacttttagtagattttaaacaagctacttttttttactttaacttgagtacatttttagaccaatACTTTTGCTTGTACTTTACTTGAGTataatatttcagtactcttccACCTCTGTCATGATTATTGTCACACTATCTTATTTTTGTACGGTGGCTTCACTCACAGGAAGTTTTGACGATGCATTTC
It contains:
- the syngr2a gene encoding synaptogyrin-2a; translated protein: MQGSAYGASLAGGTFDFLGFVKQPQTILRCLSWLFSIVVFATITAEGYINPASQQDAKCIFNGNDSACSYGVGIGVLAFLACVIFIILDAYFPQISNAKERKYIVIGDLVFSAVWTLLWFICFCVLANQWANTSTEESTQPGDAARAVLSFSFFSIITFALLTYFAYGRYRQGVNDFDQDYRDPVGDQTTPYPAAPYTSGPTGYQQSPFTNNQEQPGEYQPPAY
- the LOC122784913 gene encoding transmembrane channel-like protein 6 isoform X3, coding for MAHSESFNVDICQVDSDYEYLAEDEQPGQDSFLQDFGAVAGNTHMFPETLQLEVVRERLDSWSKSSDDMSDESDESDDGEQISSLRRHHWSAATVKVLSSMPSRTAGKDSAACIYRRSQLHQHQTSFSDSSQSSRTIQVMLVVTLSLADNKEVQLVSKLQGVSLGEGMRTLRAMPLSLYEKMKLRRLAFSDTAKASFMSRNIPCYSHLSVYMSKTWRDCLFSCLHFLSSLQLLHSAMKRVSARFGTGVLSYFLFLQTLLRLNLLLFIINGLFVVIPQAFHPPPPPPDDESQLHRFTGLELLAGSGYFSQSVMFYGYYTNTTIIDCQSAPSTSASSGESTDLHACGHDTVPYNIPAAYFLTLTIAFFTICVILVYSVSKSFGRSLHVPKSNGNLAVTVFCTWDFKLSKKTSVRFQSERISTQLKELVSEMITGEVEKSCMQRLCRFIVHLLAWALCLTSIFLGALAVHFISESTIHQAPAKDSELLTLLMVVSGINLLLPWVFNLWALIEGHDSPSITVYVSIFRNLLLKMSIIGVLCYRWLGRIAVEPESLGLKCWESFVGQELYRLVLMDFIFTVLYTGLQEFLWRIFSKHVLKKNRKPEFDIARNVLELIYGQTLTWLGVLFSPLLPAVQTIKLLVLFYIRKSSLMINYQVPRRHWRASQMTTVFIALLCFPSFVGAAVFLTYTIWKIKPSSWCGPFRNLSTMFDAGKLWVQELEKSHPVLSWLSWVYNALLENPIFLFLVTGIFLMVIYFHAQVVDGHKRIISQLENQIENEGKDKKFLITKLQAMYEQNDLVDEARQ
- the LOC122784913 gene encoding transmembrane channel-like protein 6 isoform X2 yields the protein MAHSESFNVDICQVDSDYEYLAEDEQPGQDSFLQDFGAVAGNTHMFPETLQLEVVRERLDSWSKSSDDMSDESDESDDGEQISSLRRHHWSAATVKVLSSMPSRTAGKDSAACIYRRSQLHQHQTSFSDSSQSSRTIQVVSSEADVEEFSAKDNKEVQLVSKLQGVSLGEGMRTLRAMPLSLYEKMKLRRLAFSDTAKASFMSRNIPCYSHLSVYMSKTWRDCLFSCLHFLSSLQLLHSAMKRVSARFGTGVLSYFLFLQTLLRLNLLLFIINGLFVVIPQAFHPPPPPPDDESQLHRFTGLELLAGSGYFSQSVMFYGYYTNTTIIDCQSAPSTSASSGESTDLHACGHDTVPYNIPAAYFLTLTIAFFTICVILVYSVSKSFGRSLHVPKSNGNLAVTVFCTWDFKLSKKTSVRFQSERISTQLKELVSEMITGEVEKSCMQRLCRFIVHLLAWALCLTSIFLGALAVHFISESTIHQAPAKDSELLTLLMVVSGINLLLPWVFNLWALIEGHDSPSITVYVSIFRNLLLKMSIIGVLCYRWLGRIAVEPESLGLKCWESFVGQELYRLVLMDFIFTVLYTGLQEFLWRIFSKHVLKKNRKPEFDIARNVLELIYGQTLTWLGVLFSPLLPAVQTIKLLVLFYIRKSSLMINYQVPRRHWRASQMTTVFIALLCFPSFVGAAVFLTYTIWKIKPSSWCGPFRNLSTMFDAGKLWVQELEKSHPVLSWLSWVYNALLENPIFLFLVTGIFLMVIYFHAQVVDGHKRIISQLENQIENEGKDKKFLITKLQAMYEQNDLVDEARQ
- the LOC122784913 gene encoding transmembrane channel-like protein 6 isoform X1, with product MAHSESFNVDICQVDSDYEYLAEDEQPGQDSFLQDFGAVAGNTHMFPETLQLEVVRERLDSWSKSSDDMSDESDESDDGEQISSLRRHHWSAATVKVLSSMPSRTAGKDSAACIYRRSQLHQHQTSFSDSSQSSRTIQVVSSEADVEEFSAKADNKEVQLVSKLQGVSLGEGMRTLRAMPLSLYEKMKLRRLAFSDTAKASFMSRNIPCYSHLSVYMSKTWRDCLFSCLHFLSSLQLLHSAMKRVSARFGTGVLSYFLFLQTLLRLNLLLFIINGLFVVIPQAFHPPPPPPDDESQLHRFTGLELLAGSGYFSQSVMFYGYYTNTTIIDCQSAPSTSASSGESTDLHACGHDTVPYNIPAAYFLTLTIAFFTICVILVYSVSKSFGRSLHVPKSNGNLAVTVFCTWDFKLSKKTSVRFQSERISTQLKELVSEMITGEVEKSCMQRLCRFIVHLLAWALCLTSIFLGALAVHFISESTIHQAPAKDSELLTLLMVVSGINLLLPWVFNLWALIEGHDSPSITVYVSIFRNLLLKMSIIGVLCYRWLGRIAVEPESLGLKCWESFVGQELYRLVLMDFIFTVLYTGLQEFLWRIFSKHVLKKNRKPEFDIARNVLELIYGQTLTWLGVLFSPLLPAVQTIKLLVLFYIRKSSLMINYQVPRRHWRASQMTTVFIALLCFPSFVGAAVFLTYTIWKIKPSSWCGPFRNLSTMFDAGKLWVQELEKSHPVLSWLSWVYNALLENPIFLFLVTGIFLMVIYFHAQVVDGHKRIISQLENQIENEGKDKKFLITKLQAMYEQNDLVDEARQ